In Geopsychrobacter electrodiphilus DSM 16401, a single window of DNA contains:
- a CDS encoding Zn-dependent hydrolase: MKNLSINEDRLWQSLMEMAQHGATPKGGVCRLTLTEEDRQARDLFVRWCTEAGCTVTVDRMGNIFARRAGRDNNLPPVMTGSHIDSQPTGGKFDGIYGVLAGLEVIRTLNEQHIQTEAPIEAVAWTNEEGSRFAPCMIGSGVFAGLFSLEEGYACKDAAGKTLGEELARIGYAGERKETGFSVGSYFEAHIEQGPILEDEQKTIGVLTGALGQRWFDITLTGRESHAGPTPMHLRKDALLGAARIVTEVNRIGLDHLPNACATVGSMRVYPNSRNVIPGSVYMSVDFRHFEVKKLAEMEQELRRVLEEMQQEGVLEIEITPTAEFPTIYFAQECIDAVRQSAEELGYSHRDIISGAGHDAMYIASMAPTGMIFVPCENGISHNEIENAKPSDLAAGCNVLLKTILKRAGTC; this comes from the coding sequence ATGAAGAATCTCAGCATAAACGAAGACCGTCTCTGGCAGTCGTTGATGGAGATGGCCCAGCATGGCGCGACCCCCAAAGGCGGCGTCTGTCGCTTAACCCTCACTGAAGAAGACCGACAGGCCCGCGACCTCTTCGTGCGCTGGTGCACCGAAGCCGGCTGCACGGTAACAGTCGACCGCATGGGCAACATTTTTGCCCGCCGGGCAGGTCGGGACAATAACCTTCCCCCGGTCATGACCGGCAGCCATATCGATTCTCAGCCGACTGGAGGAAAATTCGACGGCATTTACGGCGTTCTGGCCGGGTTGGAGGTTATTCGCACCCTCAATGAACAGCATATCCAGACCGAAGCACCGATCGAAGCCGTGGCCTGGACCAATGAAGAGGGTTCGCGTTTTGCTCCCTGCATGATCGGTTCCGGCGTGTTCGCAGGCCTCTTCAGCCTGGAAGAGGGCTACGCCTGCAAGGATGCCGCAGGCAAAACTCTGGGCGAAGAGTTGGCTCGCATCGGCTATGCTGGCGAGCGGAAGGAGACCGGCTTCTCCGTCGGCAGTTATTTCGAAGCGCACATCGAACAAGGCCCCATCCTCGAAGACGAGCAGAAAACCATCGGCGTTCTTACCGGTGCCCTGGGCCAGAGATGGTTCGATATCACCCTGACCGGCCGCGAATCCCACGCCGGACCGACTCCGATGCATCTACGCAAGGATGCCCTGCTGGGGGCAGCGCGCATCGTAACCGAAGTTAACCGCATCGGCCTCGACCATTTGCCCAATGCCTGCGCCACCGTCGGGTCCATGCGGGTCTATCCCAACTCGCGCAACGTCATACCCGGCAGTGTCTACATGTCGGTTGATTTTCGGCATTTTGAGGTCAAAAAACTCGCAGAGATGGAGCAGGAGCTGAGAAGAGTTCTGGAGGAGATGCAACAGGAGGGCGTTCTGGAAATCGAGATCACTCCGACCGCAGAGTTTCCGACCATCTACTTTGCTCAGGAGTGTATTGATGCGGTGCGTCAGAGTGCTGAGGAGCTCGGGTATTCTCACCGTGATATTATCAGTGGCGCCGGTCACGATGCCATGTACATTGCCAGTATGGCACCGACCGGAATGATTTTTGTCCCCTGCGAAAACGGCATCAGCCATAACGAGATCGAGAATGCCAAGCCCTCGGACCTCGCTGCCGGCTGTAATGTTCTGCTCAAGACAATTCTCAAGCGCGCCGGGACCTGTTAG
- a CDS encoding aminotransferase class III-fold pyridoxal phosphate-dependent enzyme, giving the protein MEKTANEAMTADQMVELCKKYTFWSWSAQDAVSPIPMVRAEGVYFWDANGKRYTDMNSQLMCSNIGHGDQRVIDAIKGQAQELAYAGPGVATRIRAEIGPLLARHTPGDLNKFFFTVGGAEANENAIKMARQFTGRNKIVARYRSYHGASAGAIALTGDPRRWPTEPGMPGVIRAFDPYEYRCSFGRDNCSDCGLLCLKNMEEIMMYEGPQTIAAVFIESVTGTNGLIVPPDGYMQGLRALCDKYGILLICDEVMAGLGRTGEWFAVDNWGVVPDIITMAKGLTSAYMPLGCVAMSERIAEYFGKNVFYGGLTYSGHPMSLAAAVATLRVLEEDDLIGNSKRMGKVMAELHQGLKARHPSVGDVRSIGLFGIIELVKNRTTREPMAPFNGTSPEMTQLGAYLKEHGLATFIHWNNLFTNPPLCITEEQLRESFDIIDRGLEITDKAVVG; this is encoded by the coding sequence ATGGAAAAAACAGCCAATGAAGCGATGACCGCCGATCAGATGGTTGAGCTCTGTAAAAAATATACGTTCTGGTCCTGGTCGGCCCAGGACGCAGTCAGCCCGATTCCGATGGTGCGTGCCGAAGGGGTTTACTTCTGGGACGCCAACGGCAAGCGCTACACCGATATGAATTCGCAGCTGATGTGCAGCAATATCGGCCATGGCGACCAGCGGGTGATCGATGCTATCAAGGGGCAGGCTCAGGAATTGGCCTATGCCGGACCGGGCGTGGCGACGCGGATTCGCGCCGAAATCGGACCGCTGCTCGCCAGACATACCCCCGGCGACCTGAACAAGTTTTTCTTTACTGTCGGCGGTGCCGAAGCCAACGAAAACGCCATCAAAATGGCCCGTCAGTTTACCGGGCGGAATAAAATTGTTGCTCGTTACCGCTCCTACCACGGTGCCAGCGCCGGGGCCATTGCTCTGACCGGTGATCCGCGCCGCTGGCCCACTGAGCCGGGGATGCCCGGGGTGATCCGCGCTTTCGATCCCTACGAGTACCGCTGTAGCTTTGGACGTGACAACTGTAGCGACTGTGGCTTGCTCTGCCTAAAGAATATGGAAGAGATCATGATGTACGAGGGCCCGCAGACAATCGCGGCGGTCTTTATCGAATCGGTCACCGGAACCAACGGCCTGATCGTGCCTCCCGATGGCTACATGCAGGGTCTGCGGGCGCTGTGCGACAAGTACGGCATCCTGCTGATCTGTGACGAGGTCATGGCCGGCCTCGGGCGCACCGGAGAATGGTTTGCCGTCGATAACTGGGGCGTGGTGCCAGATATTATCACCATGGCCAAGGGCCTCACTTCGGCCTATATGCCGCTGGGATGCGTGGCGATGAGTGAGCGCATTGCCGAATATTTCGGCAAGAATGTCTTCTATGGCGGTCTGACTTACAGCGGTCACCCCATGAGTCTGGCTGCTGCCGTCGCGACCCTGCGTGTGCTGGAGGAAGACGACCTGATCGGCAATTCCAAGCGCATGGGCAAGGTTATGGCCGAACTTCATCAGGGACTGAAGGCCCGACACCCCTCGGTCGGCGACGTCCGTTCGATCGGTCTGTTCGGAATTATCGAGCTGGTAAAAAATCGTACGACCCGCGAACCTATGGCGCCTTTTAATGGCACCAGCCCCGAGATGACTCAGCTGGGGGCCTATCTCAAGGAGCACGGCCTGGCAACCTTCATCCACTGGAACAACCTGTTCACCAATCCGCCGCTGTGTATCACCGAAGAGCAGCTGCGTGAAAGCTTCGACATTATCGATCGCGGCCTGGAGATCACCGACAAGGCGGTTGTCGGCTGA
- a CDS encoding CoA-acylating methylmalonate-semialdehyde dehydrogenase translates to MTKAAELKTIDHYINGKVVAGVSGRYADVYNPATGKVTGRVALANASEVAAAIANAEAAYPAWRNTPPAKRAQVMYRLKTLMEQNSDKICALLTAEHGKVLNDAAGELQRGIENVEYACGAPELLKGEHSKNVGPSIDSWSEFQPLGVVAGITPFNFPAMVPLWMWPMAIVCGNTFVLKPSERDPSCMMYLAELALEAGLPPGVLNVVNGDKEAVDVLLSDERIMAVSFVGSTPIAEYIYKTGTSNGKRVQALGGAKNHAIVMPDADLDNAVSALMGAAYGSCGERCMAIPVVVAVGNEVGDALVKKLKAELAVMKVGPGTDVSNDMGPLITKEHFKKVKGYVDLGVTEGAELVVDGRGLVVAGHEEGYFLGGCLFDKVTPGMKIYRDEIFGPVLCVVRAESLQQAMDLIDAHEYGNGTCLFTRDGEAARYFTDNIKVGMVGINVPLPVPVSYHSFGGWKRSLFGDLHAYGPDAVRFYTKRKTITQRWPSGVRETAVFTFPINS, encoded by the coding sequence ATGACCAAGGCAGCAGAACTTAAAACGATCGATCACTATATAAACGGCAAGGTCGTTGCCGGTGTCAGCGGCCGCTACGCTGACGTTTATAATCCGGCGACCGGCAAGGTCACCGGGAGAGTTGCGCTGGCGAATGCTTCAGAGGTTGCAGCAGCCATTGCCAATGCCGAAGCTGCTTATCCGGCCTGGCGGAATACCCCGCCGGCCAAGCGCGCGCAGGTGATGTATCGTCTGAAAACGTTGATGGAACAAAATTCCGACAAGATCTGTGCGCTGCTGACTGCCGAGCACGGCAAGGTGCTGAACGATGCGGCCGGCGAACTACAGCGTGGCATCGAAAATGTCGAATATGCCTGCGGTGCGCCCGAGCTGCTCAAGGGGGAGCACAGCAAAAATGTGGGGCCGTCCATTGATTCCTGGAGTGAGTTTCAGCCTCTCGGGGTTGTCGCCGGAATTACCCCGTTCAATTTTCCGGCCATGGTTCCCCTGTGGATGTGGCCGATGGCCATTGTCTGCGGCAATACCTTTGTGTTGAAGCCCTCCGAGCGCGATCCTTCCTGCATGATGTATCTGGCCGAGCTGGCACTCGAGGCCGGGTTGCCCCCCGGAGTCCTCAACGTGGTCAACGGTGACAAAGAGGCAGTTGATGTACTGCTGAGCGATGAGCGCATCATGGCGGTGAGTTTTGTCGGTTCGACGCCGATTGCCGAATATATCTACAAGACCGGCACCTCCAACGGCAAGCGCGTTCAAGCCCTGGGCGGGGCGAAGAATCACGCCATTGTCATGCCTGATGCCGATCTCGATAACGCCGTCAGCGCTTTGATGGGCGCGGCCTACGGTTCCTGCGGTGAGCGCTGTATGGCGATTCCGGTGGTTGTCGCGGTCGGCAATGAAGTCGGTGACGCCCTGGTCAAAAAATTAAAGGCGGAGCTGGCGGTCATGAAGGTTGGTCCCGGCACCGACGTCAGCAATGATATGGGCCCGCTGATCACCAAAGAACATTTTAAAAAGGTCAAGGGGTATGTTGACCTGGGCGTAACAGAAGGTGCCGAACTGGTGGTTGATGGCCGTGGTCTGGTGGTTGCCGGTCATGAAGAGGGCTATTTCCTCGGCGGCTGTCTGTTCGACAAGGTCACTCCGGGTATGAAGATTTACCGCGATGAGATCTTCGGTCCGGTGCTCTGTGTGGTGCGGGCCGAGAGCCTGCAACAGGCGATGGATTTGATCGACGCCCACGAGTATGGCAACGGGACCTGTCTCTTTACCCGCGATGGCGAGGCCGCCCGTTACTTCACCGACAATATCAAGGTCGGTATGGTCGGCATTAATGTCCCCTTGCCGGTGCCGGTCTCCTATCACAGTTTTGGTGGCTGGAAACGCTCTCTCTTTGGCGATCTTCACGCTTATGGGCCGGATGCGGTGCGCTTCTATACCAAACGTAAAACCATCACCCAGCGTTGGCCTTCCGGGGTACGTGAGACTGCGGTCTTTACCTTCCCGATCAACAGCTGA